CGGTCGCCGCTAGCCTTCCCCGCGCGCCCTACCCCCGATGCCTGAATCGGATTCCCTTTTTTCAGACGAGTTTCGCCATGTTCGAACGCAGCCGTTTTACGATCGACCAGATCGACCCCGAGGTCTTTGCCGCCATCCAGCAGGAAAACCAGCGCCAGGAAGACCACATCGAGCTGATCGCCTCCGAGAACTACACCTCGCCCGCGGTGATGGCCGCGCAGGGTTCGCAGCTGACCAACAAGTATGCCGAGGGCTATCCCGGCAAGCGCTACTACGGCGGTTGCGAGTACGTCGACATCGTCGAGCAGCTGGCCATTGATCGCGTCAAGCAGCTGTTCGGCGCCGAGGCCGCCAACGTGCAGCCCAACTCGGGCTCGCAGGCCAACCAGGGCGTGTACTTCGCCGTGCTCAAGCCGGGCGACACCATCATGGGCATGAGCCTGGCCGAAGGCGGCCACCTGACCCACGGCATGGCGCTGAACATGAGCGGCAAGTGGTTCAACGTGGTCAGCTACGGCCTGAACGCCCAGGAAGACATCGACTACGACGCGCTGGAAAAGCTGGCGCAAGAGAAGAAGCCCAAGCTGATCATCGCCGGTGCCTCGGCCTTCGCGCTGCGCATCGACTTCGAGCGCATCGGCAAGGTGGCCAAGTCGATCGGCGCCTATTTCATGGTCGACATGGCCCACTACGCCGGCCTGATCGCCGCGGGCGTCTACCCGAACCCGGTTCCGCACGCCGACTTCGTCACCACCACCACCCACAAGAGCCTGCGCGGCCCGCGCGGCGGCGTGATCCTGATGAAGGCCGAGCACGAGAAGGCGATCAACTCGTCGATCTTCCCCGGCATCCAGGGCGGCCCGCTGATGCACGTAATCGCCGGCAAGGCGGTGGCGTTCAAGGAAGCGCTGACGCCGGAATTCAAGGCCTACCAGCAGCAGGTGGTGAAGAACGCCGCGGTGCTGGCCGAGACCCTGATCGCGCGCGGCCTGCGCATCGTCTCGGGCCGCACCGAGAGCCACGTGATGCTGGTCGACCTGCGCGCCAAGAACATCACCGGCAAGGAAGCCGAGCGCATCCTGGGCGAGGCGCACCTGACCGTGAACAAGAACGCGATTCCGAACGACCCGGAAAAGCCGTTCGTCACCTCGGGCATCCGCGTCGGCTCGCCGGCCATGACCACGCGCGGCTTCAAGGAAGAAGAAGCCCGCATCGTCGGCAACCTGATCGCCGACGTGCTGGACAACCCGCACGACGCCGCCAACATCGCCGCGGTGCGCGAGCAGGTGTCGGCCCTGACCAAGCGTTTCCCGGTCTACGGCTGACGGTACCAGGCCGCCCGCGCGCACGCATGGGCGGCCGGCAGCTCCGCGGTCCACCCCCACGGGGCGGACCGCGGGCCTCGCCAACCCGCCCTGCCGCCGCAGAACGACAACACGGACAAGGCGATGGGGTTCAACTGAAGGTGGTCCGGCATGAAATGCCCCTTTTGCGGTCATTCCAATACCCAGGTTCTCGACACGCGCATGTCGGAAGACGGCGATGCCGTGCGCCGGCGCCGCCGCTGCGAGGCCTGCGACCGCCGCTTCACCACCTATGAGCGGATCGAGCTGTTCTTCCCCGCCATCGTCAAGAAAAACGGCTCGCGCGTGGACTACGCCCGTGCCAAGCTGAAGGATTCGATGCGGCTGGCGTTGCGCAAGCGCCCGGTCTCGGCCGAAGCCATCGACGAAGCCATCACCCGGATCGAGGAAAAGCTGCTGGCCCTGGGCGAAAAGGAAATCCCCAGCAGCCAGGTCGGCGAGCTGGTGATGCGCGAGCTGCGCAAGCTCGACAAGATCGCCTATATCCGCTTTGCCTCGGTGTACCGCAGCTTTGAAGACGTGTCCGAATTCTCGGACGTGCTGGCGGAAGTCACCGCCGGCAGCGGCAAGCGCTGACGTCCGCGTTTTCCGCTACCAGCACTGCGCCGACGCCACGCCGGCGCGCATCCCGGTGTTCCCCTGCAGCCCCAGGTGGTTAAGGGTATAGCTGCCGCAGTCGTCCCCCGCCTGCGCGCCGACGGGCGTTGCCGTCGCGGTATAGCTGGTGGCCGGATTGCCCGCCACAACCGTCAGCTGGTAGTACGCCTGCGCGCCCGACTGGATCTGCACCGGGAAAGCCGCGCCGGCATAGCCCAGCGCGGCAGGCGTGCCGCCATAGACGTTCTGCGTGCTGAACAGCCGCTCCTGGCGCGCCGCGAGATCGAGCAAAGCGGTCCTGGCGTCGGTGCGGCGCGACTTGCGCACATGCTCCGTGTAGGACGGATAGGCGATCGCGGCCAGGATCGCGGCGATCGCCACCGCGATCATCAGTTCGATCAGCGTGAAGCCCGCGGCGGCGCGGCGCGGCGATGGGAAGGCAGTCTGGTTCATGGTGGTCAGCGCAGGCGTATCCAGTTGAGGCGGGCGCCGGCGCCATTGGCGCCGGGGTTGATCTGCGTGATGGCGCCGCTGCCGCCCACGGTCTGCTGCACCAGGTAGGGCCGCTTCTTCGCGGTCACCACCGACGGCGTGCCGGTGCCGCTCAGGCCGATGCCGCTGACAATGCCGTTGTTCAGCAGCGGGAAGGTGCTGCTGTTGGTGCTGCTGAAGAACGACTGCGCGGCCGCGCCGCCCGAGCCCATCGACACGCCCATGGTGAAGCCCGACGGCACCTCGGCATTGCACGACAGCGCCTGCGACAGCGCCGAACCGGGCGGGATGGTGGTGTTCACGATCACCATGCCGTAGGCGATCACGGGGTTGTAGATCACCTGCTCGCGCGTCGCCGCCGGCAGCGGCAGCTGCCAGCCATATTTGTTGTTGCCGCTGGCGCAGGCGGTCGAGCCTTGCCAGCACACCTTGTTGGCGCTGACCGTGCGCACCGTCACCGTGCTGCCGGCCGCGCGCCCTTCGGCGGTTATCGATTGCTGCGTCAGATTGGCGCCGGACAGCGGCTGCGTGGCGCTGGCCAGCGACGCGTAGCGCGCCTGCGCGCCGGCCACTGCGTTCCATGCCGCCATGTCCCAGTCCCACACGCCATACAGCCCCTGCCCGCCCGGCTCGAACACCGCTTCGCTGCCCTGCGTCTGCTCCAGCCGGCGCCCCGTGCCGAACGCCACCACCACGCGCGGCATCGCCGCGGCGCCGGTTCCTGTGCCGGGCACCGAGCCCACCGCCACCCTGGTGGTGATCGGCTTGCCGCCGGTCTGCATCAACGGGCTGCTGCTGGCGCGCCAGTGGTCCGGATTGTCCGAGGTCAGATCGAAGCGCCACAGGTTGCCGAACACGTCGCCGGCGTAGACGTAGTCGGTAATGTGGTCGCCGTCGAGGTCGGCCGGGGTGACATAGGCAATGCCGTTGCGGCTGCCGGCGCCGGCCGGGTCCTGCTGCGGGCCGTAGCCGGTGCCGAGATAGCGGAAGCTGCGCGAGCCGTCGGCCGGGTCGACCAGCATGATGAACAGGCCGGCGGAGCCGCTCTTGCTGTTAAGCCCGTTGCCGAACAGCACCGCCCACTGGCCGTTGTGCAGGCGGCGGATCACGGGCGTGCCGTAGGTGCTGCCGAGGTTGTCGCCGCAAGCGCTGTCGCCGGTGCACTGCAGCGTGTTGTTCCACTCGCCGATCACCGTGGCGCTGGCCGCCGCCGGGGTATCGCCGAAACGCTCCGGATCGGTCACGTCGAGCGCGTAGAGCGCGCCGCCGGTCGCGATCGCGGTCTTGCTGGCGAGCGGCCCGCCGCGGTTCGCGCCCGGCCCCAGGCCGCCGACCAGCCAGGTATGCCAGGCACCGTCGTAGTACAGGTCGCCGGTGCCTGGCGTGGCATCGACAAACAGGTTGTGCACGTATTGCGGCGAACTGTAGGCGAGCGCCGCATTGGTCGAATGGATGGTGTCGATTACCGCGCCGGGCATGTAGGCCAGCACCTCGCGGCCGTCGTTGGGCTTGTTGGCGTCGTTGCCGACGAAGGCGCCCGCCGCGTTGTAGTAGCCGGAGCGGAAGCCGTGCAGCAGCCCGTCGTTGGCGCCGACATAGACCACATTGAGCCGCTGCGCCCTGGCTTGCCGGAAGGCGTCATAGCTGCCGGCGGGCTCGGCCGGACTGGCGCGCTTGTACAAGGCATCGGTCCACGGCCCGCTGTACGGCGATGACGGCGCGCCGACCCAGGCCGGGCTGGAATCGATGATGTCGCCCAGCACGCCGGTGCGCTTGCGGAACAGCCCTGCGCCGGCCGCGGTCAGCTCCTTGCTGCGGTCCCCGCGCAGGTAGTCGAGGCGGTCGCCGCCCGGCGTGGCATCGCCCGCGGTCAACCTGGCCTTCAGCGCGGCGGGCAGGTTGGTGTCCCAGCGCAGCGGGATGCCGGCGCTGCCGCTCCAGGTCAGGATCTTCCGGCTGTCCGGCGCCTGCGCAACCACCGGGGTGCCGGTCGCCGCGCAGTGGCCGCCGGTCAGCGTGCAGTGCGCGTTCCAGTTGGCCACGGTGGCAATCGACACCGAGTCGGTGACCGGATCGTAGAGCAGGTTCTGCGCGCTCAGCTCGCCCCACCAGTTGGTCGGATGGTAGTAGGCCAGGTACACCTGCGAGCCGGCCTCGACCCGCGCCGACTGCTGCACGTTGGTGCCGGCCGAACTGCTCGACTGGCCCACCGGCTCGGCCTTGAAGCAGGTGATCTCGTGCACGTTGCTGCCGCTGCCGGTCCCCGCGGCAAAGCCGAAGCGCAGCGACGCCGGCACCGGCCCGTTGGCCTGCGTGATGTCCTGGTCGGTGATCACCGGCGTGGCCGCGCCGCCGTTGTAGCTGTAGGACATGCTCAGCAGCCCGTTCTGGGTCAGCTTGAGCGAATAGACGATGGGAATGCCCCTGGCCCGCGTCGGCTTCGACACCGCCTGCTGGTTGGCGATCTTGTCGGGCAGGTCGCTGATGCCGAGCATGCGGTAGTTGTAGGCCAGCCGCCGTCCCTTGACATCGCCGCCGTCCTTGCCGCTGCTCCAGTCCTGCACATAGCCGCGCGCGCAGGTGTTCTGCACCGCCTGCGCGCGCTTGCTGGCGCTCAGGCTGTCGGGGTAATAGGCCGGATAGGCGGCGCGCAGGCCGGCCCAGTTGGTATCGCCCGAGCCGCGCACGCTGATGCGGTTGGCCTGGAAGGCCGGGCCCGAGTCGGTGTTGTCGGCCTTGTTCGAGAAGTTGCCGAACTCGTCGATGCCGATGCCGATATAGCCCCCCGCCACGCCGTCGTAAGCGCCATTGACGTTCGAGCAGCTGTAGCCAAGGCTGCCGCCCAGCCCGCCCACGGTCGGGCTCTTGCTGCCGTCGGCCAGGTAGAAGCTGATGCCGTCGGCGCCGGTGCCGCGCAGGTTGTCGCCGCCGTAGGTGACGGTGGAGAACGTGACCTGCAGCCCTTCCTGCATGCCGAAGGTGAAGCGGGACACCACCGCGCCGGTCTGGTTGTCGCCGTTCGCGCCCTCGGCCGTGTCGCCGTTGGTAAGCCGCAGCGCGCCGTAGCCCGCGGCATCCGGCACGGTGCCGCTGGCGCCCCCCACCAGCTTCGAATTGCGGTCCCGGTAGTAGGTGAAGCTGGATGTGGCGCAGCCCGGAATCGAGCCGGTGCCGTTGCCTGCGGTCAGGCACGCGCCATTCAGCGCCACCCAGTCGTAAGAGGACGCAGCGCCGTTGAGGTTGTCCTGGATCACCAGCGCATGCGCCTGGCCCGCCAGGACCGCGTTGACGAGGGCGCTGACGGCGGCGCTCACGACGGCGGGAATGCCAGCGAGGCGTGGAGGTTGGCTCATCACTCTTTCCCGAGGTCCTTGGTGCCGGCGCCAAGCTGGTAGGTGCTCTGCACCACCGCGGCAGTGCCGTCGCTGCCGCCGTAGCCGGCGCCGGTCACGCGGAACAGCATCGACAGGCCATCCGGCGACAGGCCCAGATAGTGGATGTAGAGGCTGGGCGCGCGCGCATAGTTGATGTCGGTGCCGTTCAGGCCGCCGGGGCTGCCGGCCGTCGCAAGGCGCATCGACGGCGGCAGATAATCCGCCCGCGCCGGCGTCCACGGCAGGTTGGCCGGGTCTGCCAGCGCGTTCGCGCAGACCTGCAGGTTGGCCGGGTCGTTGGCGTCGATCACGGTGTTGCAGGCGGCGCCGGCGGAGCCGTTGCCCTGCCCCAGCCACCACTCGCCGTACTGCAGCGCGCCCTGCGCGGCCTCGAACGCGCGCTGCTTCTCGCGGGTGTTGCCGGCGATCTTCTCCTGCAGGCCGAAGCCGCGGAACATCGTCACCGACAGCAGCGACAGGATCAGCAGGAACAGCAGGCCGATGATCAGGACATAGCCGCGCGGCGCGGCGCCTGAGCCGACGCGGAAACGGGCGGGCTGGGCGCTTGTCATGGTCGGTTCATCAGGCTGATGGTCTGGGTCCAGCCGAGCGTCGCCGGCTGCCCGGGCTGACCGGCAAAGGGATTGGCAAAGGTCAGCGTCACGCGCGCGCTGCGCACCTGGCTCCACAGCGCGCCGGCGGTGACTGCGCTGGCGCTCAGGTAGGTGTCGACGTTGCCGCCGTTGCCGGTGTCGGTGCCGTAGCGCACCCGCAGCGCGGTGATGCCGCCGGCCAGCGGCACCGGCGCGCCGCCATTGACCGCGCAGGTCAGCTCGTTGGCGGCATTGACCGCAAAGGTGTTGAGGTAGGCGGCACTGGCGCCCGAGGTATTGGCCGCGCCCTGGCAGTTCATGATGCCGTCGCCACTGGCGGTGACAAAGCGCGCCGTCAGCGTATCGCTGGCCCCGTCGGCGCCGGACTGGCCGACGATGGCCTGCCCCGCGACGAAATCACCGAAGGCATTGCCCGCCAGCGCCGGCAGCGCGTCCGCCGCGACCTGGTTCAACGGATCGGGAAAGTACCCGGCCGACTGCACCGTGTTGGCCAGCATCGTCATCACCAGGCGCTCGCTGTCCTGGAGCGCGGCCAGCCGCTCCTGGTCGCGCACGGTGCCGCGCAGGTTGAGGAACACCGTCATCAGCGCCGCCAGCATGAACAGCGCGATCACCATGGCCACCAGCACCTCGACCAGCGAGACACCGGCCTGCATGCATCGGTACCTGCGGCGCGGGATTCGAAGGAGGACGCTCATGGCTGGACGTGCAGTGTCAGGCTTTGCGTGGCCGCCATGGCCGAGGTCTGCGCCGCGGTGGTCTGGTTGTAGGCCAGGTAGTGCTCGCTCCAGGTGGCGGTGAGGCTGCAGCGGATCGGGCGCGTGATGTCGTTGCTGCAGTTGACCGTGGCTGCGTAGGTGGGAAAGTGCGCCGCCATCTCCGCGGCCCAGTGCTGCACGTCGTAGGCCGCCATCTGGATCGGCGTGCAGGCCGCGCTGGCGCAGTCCGGAGCCTGGGCGCTGAGCGCCCCGGTGCTGTCCGTGACCGTCGCGCCGGACAACGTGAACGTCTGCGGCGCCGTGCCGGCCGCCCAGAAGCCGCGGTTGCCGTGCATCGCCGCGGCCAGGCTTTCCAGTTGCAGCGCCACCAGCGAACGCCCGCGCGCGATCTGCGTATTGGCCAGCGACGCCGCCTGCATCTTGGCCAGGCCGAGCAGGCCCACCGAGGTGATCACCAGCGTGATCAGTACCTCGATCAGCGAAAGTCCGCGCGCCATGCGGCGCCGGCGCAGGCTGCGGCTCCGTACAGTCACAGGCATGCGCCCTCCCCGGCGCGCTGGATGGTCTGCCGGCCAGCGATGTTGATGGCGATGCAGCGCGTGGCATCGGCGGCCACCGGGCTGGTGCGCAGCGTCATGGTGAGGGCGCCGCCGGGCAGCACGGCAAAGCCATCGCGGTTGTAGGTCAGGAAGGCCGCGCCGGCGGGCGTGGTGAAGGTGTCGGTGGCGGACCAGCCGGCGCGGTAGTGCAGCACCTCGTCGGCCGGCGGCGCAGCGTCGACCGTGCCCGACCCATTGCGGTCGACGAACGCGATCCAGCCGCGTGCCCAGTTGCCGGTGCCCAGGCACGCCGTGCCATTGCCGGACGGGCACACGCTGACCGGCAAGCCGCGCTTGACGGCCTCGCTGCGCGCGAGCTGCAAGGTGCCGACCATCGACTGGATTTCGCTGTCCACCCGGCTGGTGCGCAGCAGCGAGACGAACGAAGGCGTGCCGATCGCGGCCAGGATCGCCACCATGACCACCACCGCCATCAGCTCGACCAGCGTCAGCCCGCGGCAGCGACGCAGGTTGCCGCGAATGCCGCGGCAAACGACGCGCACAGGCATGCCCGGGCCGGGCATGGCCACATCGAGGTGAAGGCGGGGAGGCGCGGTGTCGCGAAGGCGAACCGTCGCCGGCATGTCAGCGCGCGGGCAGAGGTGCCGCCGCCAATGGACAAGGAACTGCCAGGATGACCCGATGCATGTTGACCCCCGATGAATGGCTTGTTATCCGGGCAAGGCACTCCGCTCTGACGGCGGAATGGCCAGCCCGCACCCGAAATTCTTGTTCTGTGCCTCGCTGCCGCCTGGAAGGCCTGGCAACGGGATGCCGCGAATAGCGTAATCGTTACGACTTTGCAACACCCGCGATAGTGGGGAATTTGATAATTCCTGTCAATTGCATCGCGGTGGGGACCGGCGGACAGCCGGCCAGTCGTTGGTCCGCCGCAACTGTCCGGCGCAAGCGTGGCGCTTGGCTTTGGCATGCCGGCGCTTAACACAATGGTGCGGATGGGCCCGCTTTACGTTTCGGCACGTTCGCCGCGGGGACGGATGGCTAACCTTGGTCCATCGCCTTCACAGCCCGTGCCATGCCCTCACCAGCAAACCGGCGCCGAACGCCACCCAACTCCACGCCGCAACCCAGGCTCCAGCGCGCCCACGCCCTGATCGAAGCGCTTGGCGCCTTGTCGATCGTCGTTGCCGGACTGCTGCCGATGGCGCTCGCCGGCACCACCGGCGTGGGCTGGCTGCGCCAGCTGGAACGCCTGGCACAGGCCACGCGCAGCGCGGCCGACGATGCCGAACTGGGCCGCTGCGCGGCGCCGCTGGCCATTGCGGTCGCCGCCATCGTGCCGATGGCTGACGCCGGCGGCTGCCTGCCGGCCGGGGCAACATGGGCGCACCCATGAGCAGGCGCATCGATGCGCGCAGCCGGCGGATCCTTCCGCGTGGCTTCTCGCTGGTCGAACTGATGGTCGGCATGGCGCTGGGCCTGATCGCCGTGGCCGCTGCCGGCGCCGCCTTCCTGGCCACGCACGCAGCCTACCTCGCCACCACCGACCGCGTGGTGATCGAGGAACGCGGGCAGCGCGCACTGGCCATTCTTTCCATGCTGCTGCGCCAGTCCGGATGGCCGGGCGAGCCTGTGTCCGAGATGGCCGGCACCGCCCTGCCCGCGGTCAGCGGCGCGGACAACTGCGGGCAACCCGCCGTGGCGGCCGTGCCCGCTTGCGCAAGGGCCGCCGTCGGCCAAAGCGATGCGCTGCTGGTCCGCTTCAGCGGCAGCGGCCGGCCCGCCGCGCCGGCGCAGCCGGACGAAACCATGACCGATTGCAGCGGCTATCCGCTCGCGGCGCGCGTGGCGGGCGCCGCCGCCACCGCCGGCTACGCCGCGGAGAACCTGCTGTATGTGGCGGCTGGCGCCGATGGCGTGCCGCAACTGCTGTGCCGGTATCCTGCCCGCCGCAACGGCGTCGTCGACGGCAGCGGCTGGACCTCGGGCGCGCTGCTGCGCGGCGTGGAATCGCTGCAATTGCGCTATGGGCTGGATATGGACCAGGACGGCCGTCCCGAGCGCTTCGAGACGGCCTCGGCCATGCCGCCGCTGGGCGAAGCCGCCTGGCAACGCGTGGTGGCGGTCCAGATCGCCATCGCGGTGCGGGGCGACCGGCCGGGCTCGGCCACGCTGGTCCGGGTCAGCGGCACCGACACGCCTGCGCTGCCCGGCACCGCAGCGGCAGACCTGCCGCCCGCTGCGTCGGCGCCGGCCGGCACGGCGCGCCGCGTGTTCGCCGCCACGGTACGGCTGCGCAATGCGCCCCGTTGCGAGGAGACGCTGTGCTAGCGCGCTGCCCGGCACGCTCGCGCCACACCGGCGCCGTCACGCTGCTGCTGTGCGGCACCCTGCTGCTGATGGTGGTGCTGATCGCGGCCGCCACGCTGCACATGCTGCTGTCCGGCCGGCAGCTTGCCGTCATGCAGCGCGAACGTGAACTGGCCTTCCGCGCCGCCGAAGCCGCCCTGCGCGATGGCGAGGCCGACCTGCTCGCCGCCGCGGCGTCGCCGGACGCCCAGGACCGCCTGGCCCTGTGGCCGGAGCCGGGCCGCTGCGGCAGCGGCCGGCAGGCCGGGATCTGCCGGCCCGCCGCGGGCGGTCCGCCGGTGTGGCAACCATGGCTGCGCGTCGATGCGGACCTCGGCGCCATCGGCGTGCCACTGGGGCGCTTTACCGGCGCTACCCTGCAGGCGTCGCCGGCCGATGCCGCCGCCACGCCACAACCGCCGCGCTATGTCGCGGAGATCCTGGACGAAGCGCCGGCCGGCTACGGCGTGCCGGACCCCGCTGTCGCCACGGCTCCGGCGCCGCGGTTCCGGGTAACCGCCATCGGCTTCGGCCGCACCCACGGCATACGCGCCGTGTTGCAAAGCGTGATCCAGCCATGATGCGCCTCGCCGCGCGCTGCGCGCTCTTCTGCCTTGCCTGTATCCTGGCTTCGGCGTGCCATGCCGCCGGGTCCGAAGCGGGCCGCCTGCCGCTGGCCTACCGAACCACGCCAGGCGCGTATCCATGGACCGGGCGCCTGTTTGACATCGGCTGGCAGGACCTGGCCCAGGCACCGTCACCAGACTTGTGGGAGGCCGGCGATCGCCTGGACCGCCGGACGCTGCCATCGCGGCGGATATTCACCTATGCGGCAGCGGCTGGCGAGACGGCGCGAGCCATGCCGCTGCAGTGGGATGCTGCCACCGAAGCCTTGCGCATTGGAGACCGCGCCGCGGTGGACTGGCTGCGCGGTGACCGCACGCAGGCCGGCCGGCGGCCGCGCGATACGCGCCTGGGCAGCGCGGCCGGCGCGCGCGTGCGGGTGGTGGCTCCGCCCGCATGGTCGCCCGGCAAGCCAGGCCACGCGGGCTTTCGGCTGCGCTACAGCCTGCGCCCGCACGTGGCCTGGCTGGGTACCCGCGACGGCCTGCTGCACGCATTCGATGCCGCGACCGGCGAGGAGCGCGCCGCCTACCTGCCGGGCGCGCTGCTGCCCTATGCCCTCGTCATGCCGGTCCCGGCTGCCCCGACGGTGCCGCCGCCATGCCCGCGTCCGGACACGCAGGACGTCACCATCCGCGGCGAATGGCGCACGGTCTTGCTGTGCGGCATCCCGGCCGATGCCGGGGCCGGCAACCCCGCGGCGGCATTCGTGCTTGACGTCACCGATCCCGACGGGCAGATGCCGTTCTTGCCGATCTGGGAGGTACCCGCGAACGACGCCCTGCCACTGGCCGCGCGCGGGCCGGTACGCGCCGCGGGTATCCATGGTCCGGACGGCTTGCGCTGGTTCGCCGTCGTGATCCTCGATGCAGGTGCCAATGGCGCGGCAGGCGCTGCCCGCGCCGGACTTGCCTTGCTGCCACTGGACAAGCCCGCCGGCGCCGCCTGGGCGGGCCAGTACGCCATCCGCACCTTGCCGTTGCCTGAGCGCGATTGCCTGGGCGCCCCTGCGGCCAGTCAGCTCGTGGCGGTCAGCGTGCTAGCCGATGTCACCGGGGCCGCGCTCGTTGCCTACGCCACCGACGATGCCGGCCAGCTCTGGCGCTTGCCGCTCGCCGACACGCCGCAGGCCGGGGCCGCCCCTGCCGCGGCATGCGTGCACCGGATGCAGGTGTCCGCGCAAACGGCCCGGGAAGAAGCCCCCGTGTTGCTCGGATCGCCGGCCGCGCCCGTGGTGATCTACGGCGCCGGCAACGAACTGGCAGCGGTGCCCGATGACCTTGCCACACGCAGCCCCACACGCAGCGCCACATCGCGCCCGCTGCGGCAGGTCGCGACCGAGGTCGCCGGCCACGGCCATATCCTGCGCGCGACCGCGGGCGGTGCGCAGGATGCCGGCTGGCGCCTGACCCTGCCCCATGCCGGCGAACAGGTGGTCGAGCTCCAGCCGGTATTCCCGGGTTACCTGCTGTTCGTGACACGCACGCCCGACGGCGCGCAGCGCAGCTACCTAGTGCTGGCCGCAACCGGGGAATCCATCGCCCGGCTCAGCACCGGCGAGCGCCTGCCCGTGGCAACCGGCCAGTTGCTGCCGCCGGACGCCAGCGTGTTCGCGACGCTCGCTGAATTGCCCGGCACGCCGGCACCAGCCGGCGGCACCGGGCACCAGGCGTTCTCGCTCTCGGTATGGTCGGCCACGGGCAACACCGTCACGCGTGTCGCGCAGACGCTGGCCACGCGCCGCACCGGGCGCCTGCGCTGGCGCGAGATCGTCGGCCCGGCAAGGGAGGATCCACCATGATGACCCTGGCACCGGCTTGCCGGCGCATGCATGGCTTCAGCCTGATCGAGCTGGTCGCCGCACTGGCCGTGCTGGCCATCCTCGCGGCCATCGCCGTGCCCGCGTGGCACCGCCATCTGGCGCGAGGCTGGCGCGCGCAAGCCCGCGCCGCGCTGAGCGGCGCGATGCTGCAACTGGAGCGGCACGCGCTAGAGGCCACAACCTTTGCCGTCGCGCCCGGGTCTGACCTGGTTGCGGGCGACTGGCCCCTGCGCGTGCCAGCCAGCGGCACGGTGCGCCATCTGGTGAGTGCCGGCGCCTGCCCGCAAGCCACGCTGGAAACCTGCGTCGAAC
The window above is part of the Cupriavidus taiwanensis LMG 19424 genome. Proteins encoded here:
- a CDS encoding type IV pilin protein, whose amino-acid sequence is MNQTAFPSPRRAAAGFTLIELMIAVAIAAILAAIAYPSYTEHVRKSRRTDARTALLDLAARQERLFSTQNVYGGTPAALGYAGAAFPVQIQSGAQAYYQLTVVAGNPATSYTATATPVGAQAGDDCGSYTLNHLGLQGNTGMRAGVASAQCW
- the glyA gene encoding serine hydroxymethyltransferase; translation: MFERSRFTIDQIDPEVFAAIQQENQRQEDHIELIASENYTSPAVMAAQGSQLTNKYAEGYPGKRYYGGCEYVDIVEQLAIDRVKQLFGAEAANVQPNSGSQANQGVYFAVLKPGDTIMGMSLAEGGHLTHGMALNMSGKWFNVVSYGLNAQEDIDYDALEKLAQEKKPKLIIAGASAFALRIDFERIGKVAKSIGAYFMVDMAHYAGLIAAGVYPNPVPHADFVTTTTHKSLRGPRGGVILMKAEHEKAINSSIFPGIQGGPLMHVIAGKAVAFKEALTPEFKAYQQQVVKNAAVLAETLIARGLRIVSGRTESHVMLVDLRAKNITGKEAERILGEAHLTVNKNAIPNDPEKPFVTSGIRVGSPAMTTRGFKEEEARIVGNLIADVLDNPHDAANIAAVREQVSALTKRFPVYG
- a CDS encoding PilW family protein translates to MQAGVSLVEVLVAMVIALFMLAALMTVFLNLRGTVRDQERLAALQDSERLVMTMLANTVQSAGYFPDPLNQVAADALPALAGNAFGDFVAGQAIVGQSGADGASDTLTARFVTASGDGIMNCQGAANTSGASAAYLNTFAVNAANELTCAVNGGAPVPLAGGITALRVRYGTDTGNGGNVDTYLSASAVTAGALWSQVRSARVTLTFANPFAGQPGQPATLGWTQTISLMNRP
- a CDS encoding GspH/FimT family pseudopilin — translated: MPVRVVCRGIRGNLRRCRGLTLVELMAVVVMVAILAAIGTPSFVSLLRTSRVDSEIQSMVGTLQLARSEAVKRGLPVSVCPSGNGTACLGTGNWARGWIAFVDRNGSGTVDAAPPADEVLHYRAGWSATDTFTTPAGAAFLTYNRDGFAVLPGGALTMTLRTSPVAADATRCIAINIAGRQTIQRAGEGACL
- a CDS encoding pilus assembly protein, producing the protein MSQPPRLAGIPAVVSAAVSALVNAVLAGQAHALVIQDNLNGAASSYDWVALNGACLTAGNGTGSIPGCATSSFTYYRDRNSKLVGGASGTVPDAAGYGALRLTNGDTAEGANGDNQTGAVVSRFTFGMQEGLQVTFSTVTYGGDNLRGTGADGISFYLADGSKSPTVGGLGGSLGYSCSNVNGAYDGVAGGYIGIGIDEFGNFSNKADNTDSGPAFQANRISVRGSGDTNWAGLRAAYPAYYPDSLSASKRAQAVQNTCARGYVQDWSSGKDGGDVKGRRLAYNYRMLGISDLPDKIANQQAVSKPTRARGIPIVYSLKLTQNGLLSMSYSYNGGAATPVITDQDITQANGPVPASLRFGFAAGTGSGSNVHEITCFKAEPVGQSSSSAGTNVQQSARVEAGSQVYLAYYHPTNWWGELSAQNLLYDPVTDSVSIATVANWNAHCTLTGGHCAATGTPVVAQAPDSRKILTWSGSAGIPLRWDTNLPAALKARLTAGDATPGGDRLDYLRGDRSKELTAAGAGLFRKRTGVLGDIIDSSPAWVGAPSSPYSGPWTDALYKRASPAEPAGSYDAFRQARAQRLNVVYVGANDGLLHGFRSGYYNAAGAFVGNDANKPNDGREVLAYMPGAVIDTIHSTNAALAYSSPQYVHNLFVDATPGTGDLYYDGAWHTWLVGGLGPGANRGGPLASKTAIATGGALYALDVTDPERFGDTPAAASATVIGEWNNTLQCTGDSACGDNLGSTYGTPVIRRLHNGQWAVLFGNGLNSKSGSAGLFIMLVDPADGSRSFRYLGTGYGPQQDPAGAGSRNGIAYVTPADLDGDHITDYVYAGDVFGNLWRFDLTSDNPDHWRASSSPLMQTGGKPITTRVAVGSVPGTGTGAAAMPRVVVAFGTGRRLEQTQGSEAVFEPGGQGLYGVWDWDMAAWNAVAGAQARYASLASATQPLSGANLTQQSITAEGRAAGSTVTVRTVSANKVCWQGSTACASGNNKYGWQLPLPAATREQVIYNPVIAYGMVIVNTTIPPGSALSQALSCNAEVPSGFTMGVSMGSGGAAAQSFFSSTNSSTFPLLNNGIVSGIGLSGTGTPSVVTAKKRPYLVQQTVGGSGAITQINPGANGAGARLNWIRLR
- the nrdR gene encoding transcriptional regulator NrdR; the encoded protein is MKCPFCGHSNTQVLDTRMSEDGDAVRRRRRCEACDRRFTTYERIELFFPAIVKKNGSRVDYARAKLKDSMRLALRKRPVSAEAIDEAITRIEEKLLALGEKEIPSSQVGELVMRELRKLDKIAYIRFASVYRSFEDVSEFSDVLAEVTAGSGKR
- a CDS encoding pilus assembly PilX family protein, translated to MTSAQPARFRVGSGAAPRGYVLIIGLLFLLILSLLSVTMFRGFGLQEKIAGNTREKQRAFEAAQGALQYGEWWLGQGNGSAGAACNTVIDANDPANLQVCANALADPANLPWTPARADYLPPSMRLATAGSPGGLNGTDINYARAPSLYIHYLGLSPDGLSMLFRVTGAGYGGSDGTAAVVQSTYQLGAGTKDLGKE
- the pilV gene encoding type IV pilus modification protein PilV is translated as MPVTVRSRSLRRRRMARGLSLIEVLITLVITSVGLLGLAKMQAASLANTQIARGRSLVALQLESLAAAMHGNRGFWAAGTAPQTFTLSGATVTDSTGALSAQAPDCASAACTPIQMAAYDVQHWAAEMAAHFPTYAATVNCSNDITRPIRCSLTATWSEHYLAYNQTTAAQTSAMAATQSLTLHVQP